The Martelella sp. AD-3 genome includes a region encoding these proteins:
- a CDS encoding LexA family transcriptional regulator encodes MNWVDRLNSAFEKTGWSKAELARRAGVSYDNVVKYLGGKVEKPRGDSLSSLASALNVDPIWLEHGLSTEYPTKLVPLKGYIGAGQHVEALDDGSSELIEAPADSHANTVAAIIKGDSMLPVFPEGWIIYWSKRLPPSDLVNRLAVVQLTDGRIYVKTIRHGSQPGLWTLTSSNAAEIVDVVIEWAAKVDWVKPSY; translated from the coding sequence ATGAATTGGGTAGATAGACTGAACTCAGCTTTCGAAAAGACCGGATGGAGCAAGGCCGAGCTCGCAAGGCGGGCCGGCGTGTCCTACGACAACGTCGTAAAATATCTCGGAGGCAAAGTCGAAAAGCCGCGCGGCGACAGCCTGAGCTCTCTGGCATCTGCACTCAACGTAGACCCCATATGGCTGGAACACGGTCTATCAACTGAGTACCCCACCAAGCTAGTGCCATTAAAGGGGTACATCGGAGCCGGCCAGCATGTGGAGGCTCTGGACGACGGCAGCAGTGAATTGATTGAAGCACCGGCAGACTCCCACGCAAACACAGTCGCAGCAATAATCAAGGGGGACTCTATGCTCCCCGTATTTCCGGAAGGCTGGATAATCTATTGGTCAAAGAGGCTCCCGCCTTCTGACTTAGTCAATCGCTTAGCCGTAGTGCAGCTTACCGATGGCAGAATCTACGTCAAAACCATTAGACACGGCTCGCAGCCTGGTTTGTGGACACTAACAAGCTCGAACGCCGCCGAAATCGTGGACGTAGTCATCGAATGGGCGGCGAAGGTGGATTGGGTCAAACCCAGCTACTAG
- a CDS encoding IS256 family transposase — MTNDMMNLRSLVEKSADADLLREMIGFAAEKLMALEVGAKTGAGYGEKNGFRLAQRNGYRDRDWETRAGTVELRIPKLRTGSYFPSFLEPRRMAEKALTAVIQEAYIQGVSTRSVDDLVKAMGMSGISKSQVSRLCEEIDDKVKAFLDRPIEGEWPYLWIDATYLKVRRGGRIVSVAVIIAVGVNTDGRREVLGMEIGTSEAEPVWTEFLRNLTRRGLRGVKLVVSDAHEGIKAAVSKVLCATWQRCRVHFMRNALAHAGKSGRRVVSAFIATAFAQDTPEAASTQWRNVADQIRPKVPKLATLMDNAEQDVLAYMTFPRQHWAKLHSTNPIERLNGEIKRRTEVVGIFPNDDAIVRLVGALLLEQNDEWAVQRSRYMTLETIATMSDDPLISLPAAS; from the coding sequence ATGACCAACGACATGATGAACCTGCGCTCACTCGTTGAGAAGAGCGCCGACGCCGATTTGCTCCGTGAGATGATCGGCTTTGCCGCCGAGAAGTTGATGGCGCTGGAAGTCGGGGCGAAGACCGGCGCGGGTTACGGCGAGAAGAATGGCTTTCGCCTTGCCCAGCGCAACGGCTATCGCGACCGAGATTGGGAAACGCGTGCAGGAACCGTCGAGCTGCGCATTCCGAAGCTTCGCACCGGCAGCTATTTCCCGAGCTTCCTCGAACCGCGCCGGATGGCGGAAAAGGCGCTGACGGCGGTGATCCAGGAAGCCTATATCCAGGGCGTCTCCACCCGATCCGTCGACGATCTGGTGAAGGCCATGGGCATGTCTGGCATCTCCAAGAGCCAGGTCTCTCGGCTCTGCGAGGAGATCGACGACAAGGTGAAGGCCTTTCTTGACAGGCCCATCGAAGGCGAATGGCCATACCTCTGGATTGATGCCACCTATCTGAAGGTCCGACGCGGCGGGCGCATCGTCTCAGTCGCCGTCATCATCGCGGTGGGCGTGAACACCGACGGCCGGCGCGAAGTGCTCGGCATGGAGATCGGAACATCAGAAGCCGAGCCGGTCTGGACGGAGTTCCTTCGCAACCTGACCAGGCGCGGGCTGCGGGGCGTCAAGCTCGTCGTCTCCGATGCCCATGAGGGGATCAAGGCCGCTGTGTCGAAGGTGCTTTGCGCCACCTGGCAGCGCTGCAGGGTCCACTTCATGAGAAACGCATTGGCTCATGCCGGAAAGAGCGGGCGGCGCGTCGTCTCCGCCTTCATCGCCACCGCGTTTGCACAGGACACGCCGGAGGCGGCGAGCACCCAGTGGCGCAATGTCGCTGACCAGATCAGGCCGAAGGTGCCGAAACTCGCCACGCTCATGGACAACGCCGAACAGGACGTGCTCGCCTACATGACCTTTCCCAGGCAGCACTGGGCAAAGCTTCATTCGACAAATCCGATCGAGCGTCTCAACGGCGAGATCAAGCGACGCACTGAAGTCGTTGGCATCTTCCCCAACGACGACGCCATCGTCAGACTGGTCGGTGCCTTGCTTCTGGAGCAAAACGACGAATGGGCCGTCCAGAGGTCCCGCTACATGACACTTGAGACAATCGCCACGATGAGCGATGATCCGCTCATCAGCCTGCCAGCAGCAAGCTGA
- a CDS encoding PhzF family phenazine biosynthesis protein, which translates to MREYAIYDVFTAERYRGNPLAVVFDAEGLSDDEMQAICCEFNLSETIFLLAPDHVSQSAAARIFTPGGELPFAGHPTVGAAIALAERQHGSDSDSEIDMVSVLGEKIGPVRCAVKLRQDAASFAEFDLPKLSRRCAEKIARENLAEALGIGVDEIGFENHAPTIWSAGVPFALIPVRNLGVAEKIDFDPRRWNSFSPLIEGLPVWAYVYTRGGVRHDIHFHTRMFATDGITEDPATGSAAAAFSGAIQHFDAPGEGSHSFVIEQGVEMGRPSYIRLNLETGPGGEISAARIGGQAVCVARGTLL; encoded by the coding sequence ATGCGGGAATATGCGATCTATGATGTGTTCACGGCGGAGCGCTATCGCGGCAATCCCCTGGCTGTCGTCTTCGACGCCGAAGGGCTGAGCGACGACGAGATGCAGGCCATTTGCTGCGAGTTCAACCTCTCCGAGACGATTTTCCTGCTGGCGCCGGACCATGTGTCGCAGTCGGCCGCCGCGCGCATCTTCACGCCGGGCGGGGAGCTGCCCTTTGCCGGCCACCCGACCGTGGGCGCCGCGATCGCGCTCGCCGAACGCCAGCACGGCAGCGACAGCGACAGCGAGATCGACATGGTCTCCGTGCTCGGCGAGAAGATCGGCCCGGTGCGCTGCGCGGTGAAGCTCAGACAGGATGCCGCCAGCTTTGCCGAATTCGATCTGCCAAAACTCTCGCGTCGCTGCGCTGAGAAGATTGCGCGTGAGAATCTTGCCGAGGCGCTTGGCATCGGAGTCGACGAAATCGGTTTTGAAAATCATGCTCCAACGATCTGGTCGGCGGGAGTTCCGTTCGCGCTCATCCCCGTCAGAAATCTCGGGGTTGCGGAGAAAATCGACTTCGATCCGCGTCGCTGGAATTCCTTTTCTCCGTTGATCGAGGGGCTCCCGGTCTGGGCCTATGTCTATACTCGCGGCGGTGTGCGACACGATATCCATTTCCACACCCGGATGTTTGCGACCGACGGTATTACCGAGGACCCGGCAACCGGATCCGCGGCCGCGGCGTTCTCGGGCGCCATCCAGCATTTCGACGCGCCGGGCGAGGGGTCCCATTCCTTCGTCATCGAACAAGGCGTCGAAATGGGGCGGCCCTCCTATATCAGGTTGAATCTTGAGACCGGGCCCGGCGGGGAGATCAGCGCGGCCCGCATTGGCGGCCAGGCCGTCTGCGTGGCGCGCGGCACGCTGCTCTAG
- a CDS encoding PLP-dependent aminotransferase family protein: MLDWEKIYATRAKRMGASEIRELLKLLDQPDIISFAGGIPDPALFPAAEFQAAYNDILAGPEAGQALQYSVSEGYPRLREWIVKRMRARGIDADLENIFITSGSQQALDYLGKLMLSPGDTALVNWPTYLGALQAFNAYEPRYDKLDLSRNAEPQAYAQAAEKAGSRVKFAYLSADFANPTGESLSQMEREKLLDIAEALDVAVIEDAAYRALRYEGERQKTLLAMDCERSGGIENTRTLYCGSFSKTLSPGLRVGWVCAATPIIKRLVLAKQAADLHSPTINQMAIARVAEAHFEAQAEKINTVYRARRDAMLKALADYMPAGVEWTRPQGGMFVWLTLPESMDAAALLPVSLKSAKVAFVPGNAFYADGSGPNHLRLSFSCSAPEVINEGIRRLGAVLTEELAAAA, translated from the coding sequence ATGCTTGACTGGGAAAAAATCTACGCGACGCGCGCCAAACGCATGGGCGCGTCCGAAATCCGCGAACTTCTGAAGCTTCTCGACCAGCCCGACATCATTTCCTTCGCGGGCGGGATTCCGGATCCGGCGCTGTTTCCTGCCGCGGAATTCCAGGCGGCCTATAATGATATTCTCGCCGGTCCCGAGGCCGGGCAGGCATTGCAATATTCGGTGAGCGAGGGCTATCCGCGCCTGCGCGAATGGATCGTCAAACGCATGCGCGCGCGTGGCATCGATGCTGATCTGGAGAATATCTTCATCACATCCGGCTCGCAGCAGGCGCTCGATTATCTCGGCAAGCTGATGCTTTCGCCGGGCGATACCGCGCTGGTCAACTGGCCGACCTATCTGGGCGCGCTGCAGGCCTTCAACGCCTATGAACCGCGTTACGATAAGCTGGACCTGTCGCGCAATGCCGAACCGCAAGCCTATGCGCAGGCAGCGGAAAAGGCCGGAAGCCGCGTGAAGTTCGCCTATCTTTCGGCCGATTTCGCCAATCCGACCGGCGAATCGCTGTCGCAGATGGAGCGCGAGAAGCTGCTCGATATCGCCGAAGCGCTCGATGTCGCGGTGATCGAGGACGCCGCCTACCGGGCGCTGCGCTATGAAGGCGAGCGGCAGAAAACCCTGCTGGCGATGGATTGCGAACGTTCCGGCGGCATCGAGAACACCCGCACGCTTTATTGCGGCAGTTTTTCCAAGACGCTGTCGCCGGGTCTTCGCGTCGGCTGGGTCTGCGCCGCGACCCCGATCATCAAGCGCCTGGTTCTTGCCAAGCAGGCCGCCGACCTTCATTCGCCAACCATCAACCAGATGGCGATCGCGCGCGTGGCGGAAGCGCATTTCGAGGCGCAGGCCGAAAAGATCAACACCGTCTATCGCGCGCGTCGCGATGCGATGCTGAAGGCGCTTGCCGACTACATGCCGGCCGGCGTCGAGTGGACGCGGCCGCAAGGCGGCATGTTCGTATGGCTGACCCTGCCGGAAAGCATGGATGCCGCGGCCCTTCTGCCGGTATCGCTGAAGAGCGCCAAGGTCGCCTTCGTGCCGGGCAATGCCTTTTATGCCGATGGCAGCGGGCCCAACCACCTGCGCCTGTCCTTTTCCTGTTCCGCTCCGGAAGTCATCAATGAGGGGATCAGGCGTCTCGGCGCCGTCTTGACCGAGGAACTGGCCGCCGCGGCCTGA
- a CDS encoding TetR/AcrR family transcriptional regulator, which translates to MPGQDKRHERVNQKKRTRAELLKAARALSDEGVTLTIPDVADRAGISRATAYRYFSTPDELLQEIALDAVALAIRIPDDPSLDVRARMESVIRQVLVMLENNETTFRHFLAARIVEKGGRRGARRLGWLDEALAPLSREMPRRLYLRLLNALALLTGMETLVVMKDVCDLDAGESEEVVIWMARAILAAAEEEARAP; encoded by the coding sequence ATGCCCGGTCAAGATAAACGTCATGAGCGTGTCAACCAGAAGAAGAGAACCCGTGCGGAACTGCTGAAGGCAGCCCGAGCGCTTTCCGACGAGGGCGTAACGCTGACAATCCCGGACGTTGCCGACCGGGCAGGGATTTCAAGAGCGACGGCCTATCGCTATTTCTCGACGCCTGACGAACTGCTGCAGGAGATCGCGCTCGATGCGGTTGCGCTCGCGATCCGCATTCCGGACGATCCGTCACTTGATGTTCGTGCCCGGATGGAATCCGTGATCAGGCAGGTGCTGGTCATGCTTGAGAACAACGAGACGACCTTTCGCCACTTCCTCGCTGCCCGGATCGTCGAGAAGGGCGGACGTCGCGGCGCGCGGCGGCTCGGATGGCTCGACGAGGCGTTGGCGCCGCTTTCACGCGAGATGCCGCGACGGCTTTATCTGCGCTTGCTCAATGCGCTTGCGCTCCTGACCGGTATGGAGACTCTGGTCGTGATGAAGGACGTCTGCGACCTTGATGCCGGCGAAAGCGAGGAGGTGGTCATCTGGATGGCTCGCGCCATTCTGGCTGCCGCCGAAGAGGAGGCGAGGGCGCCATAG
- a CDS encoding cupin domain-containing protein, producing the protein MQYDKSFHKPPSTVHFLGNLLTFRASAGDTDGIFSVAECLSAPGAGAPMHHQKDSEAFLVMEGAVEFVLNGDVRRCGKGDFLYVRPGDVHAFRNAGPTVSRIIIINLPAGPHEDFFRAVGDPVASETETFPEIAPPDMQKLLATAEQFGIHILPPETAAQQ; encoded by the coding sequence ATGCAATATGATAAGTCGTTCCATAAGCCGCCCTCCACCGTTCACTTTCTTGGAAACCTGCTGACTTTCCGCGCGAGTGCCGGTGACACCGACGGAATATTTTCCGTCGCCGAATGCCTCAGTGCGCCAGGGGCGGGCGCGCCGATGCACCACCAGAAGGACAGCGAGGCCTTCCTGGTGATGGAGGGCGCGGTCGAATTTGTTCTGAATGGCGATGTCCGTCGCTGCGGCAAAGGCGATTTCCTCTATGTACGGCCCGGCGATGTCCACGCCTTCCGCAACGCCGGCCCGACGGTCTCGCGGATCATCATCATCAACCTTCCCGCCGGACCGCATGAGGATTTCTTCCGTGCCGTAGGCGACCCTGTTGCCTCCGAAACCGAGACGTTTCCGGAGATCGCTCCCCCGGACATGCAGAAGCTACTTGCCACGGCGGAGCAGTTCGGCATTCACATTCTTCCGCCGGAAACGGCGGCGCAACAATGA
- the ilvC gene encoding ketol-acid reductoisomerase, producing the protein MRVYYDQDADINLINGRKVAIIGYGSQGRAHALNLKESGAKNVVIALRAGSATAKKAEADGFEVKTVADAAAWADLMMMATPDELQAGIYKSEIAPNIRDGAAIAFAHGLNVHFGLIEPKKTVDVIMIAPKGPGHTVRGEYQRGGGVPCLVAVEQDASGNALDVALSYASGVGGGRAGIIETTFQEECETDLFGEQAVLCGGLVELIRAGFETLVEGGYAPEMAYFECLHEVKLIVDLIYEGGIANMNYSISNTAEWGEYVTGPRIVTEETKAEMKRVLKDIQTGKFTAEWMQEWHSGAARFKATRRLNDRHQIEEVGEKLRGMMPWIKKGALVDKERN; encoded by the coding sequence ATGCGTGTTTACTACGATCAGGATGCGGATATCAATCTCATCAACGGCCGCAAGGTCGCCATCATCGGCTACGGCTCGCAGGGCCGTGCCCATGCGCTGAACCTGAAGGAAAGCGGCGCGAAGAATGTCGTCATCGCGCTGCGCGCCGGTTCGGCAACCGCGAAGAAGGCCGAAGCCGACGGTTTCGAGGTCAAGACCGTTGCCGACGCGGCCGCCTGGGCCGACCTGATGATGATGGCGACGCCTGACGAACTGCAGGCCGGCATCTACAAGAGCGAGATCGCCCCCAACATCCGCGACGGCGCGGCGATCGCCTTTGCCCACGGCCTCAACGTTCATTTCGGCCTGATCGAGCCGAAGAAGACCGTCGACGTCATCATGATCGCGCCGAAGGGCCCCGGCCACACGGTGCGCGGCGAGTATCAGCGCGGCGGCGGCGTTCCCTGCCTCGTGGCCGTCGAGCAGGATGCCTCCGGCAACGCGCTCGATGTCGCGCTCTCCTATGCCTCCGGCGTTGGCGGCGGTCGCGCCGGCATCATCGAGACGACGTTCCAGGAAGAGTGCGAGACCGACCTCTTCGGCGAGCAGGCCGTTCTCTGCGGCGGTCTGGTCGAGCTCATTCGCGCCGGTTTCGAAACCCTGGTCGAAGGCGGCTATGCGCCGGAAATGGCCTATTTCGAATGCCTGCACGAAGTGAAGCTGATCGTCGACCTGATCTATGAAGGCGGCATCGCCAACATGAACTACTCGATCTCGAACACGGCCGAGTGGGGCGAATACGTCACCGGGCCGCGCATCGTCACCGAGGAAACCAAGGCCGAGATGAAGCGCGTCCTGAAGGACATCCAGACCGGCAAGTTTACCGCCGAATGGATGCAGGAATGGCATTCGGGCGCCGCCCGCTTCAAGGCCACCCGCCGTCTTAACGACCGTCACCAGATCGAAGAAGTCGGCGAGAAACTGCGCGGCATGATGCCCTGGATCAAGAAGGGCGCTCTGGTCGACAAAGAGCGCAACTGA
- a CDS encoding TetR/AcrR family transcriptional regulator has product MIDDVDTELHFTPRQQAVLEQALRLLVEGGEKSVTTAGIARAASCSKESLYKWFGDRDGLLSAMIAYQASKVRTFESAGHRLDADELRHHLFAFAQDLLEVLAGDVSLALNRLAIGRVTKDGQKLGRLLLERGRAQIDQRARALLEDGRRSGLLVFDNGDEAYRVFYGLIVGDSHVRFLLGEAADRSLFRRRAERAVERFWTLFAAA; this is encoded by the coding sequence TTGATCGACGACGTCGACACCGAACTTCATTTCACGCCCCGCCAGCAGGCGGTTCTCGAACAGGCGCTCAGGCTGCTTGTCGAAGGCGGGGAGAAGTCCGTCACGACGGCGGGCATCGCCCGCGCGGCCAGTTGTTCGAAGGAAAGCCTCTACAAGTGGTTCGGCGACCGCGACGGCCTGCTTTCCGCCATGATCGCCTATCAGGCCAGCAAGGTCAGGACATTCGAGAGCGCCGGCCACAGGCTTGACGCCGACGAATTGCGCCATCACCTCTTTGCCTTCGCACAGGACCTGCTCGAAGTGCTGGCCGGCGATGTTTCGCTTGCGCTCAACCGTCTTGCGATCGGGCGCGTGACCAAGGACGGACAGAAGCTTGGCCGCTTGCTGCTGGAGCGCGGCCGCGCCCAGATCGACCAGCGGGCGAGGGCGCTTCTGGAGGACGGGCGGCGGTCCGGGCTTTTGGTGTTCGATAACGGCGACGAGGCCTATCGCGTGTTCTATGGCCTTATCGTCGGTGACAGCCATGTTCGCTTCCTGCTTGGGGAGGCCGCCGATCGCAGCCTGTTCCGGCGCCGGGCCGAACGGGCTGTGGAAAGATTCTGGACGCTTTTTGCGGCCGCATGA
- a CDS encoding ABC transporter permease — protein sequence MTTFRDMPLAVRIAIGFVILFVLFALFGGFLTPYDFRQTSLLDRFEPPVFLGGTWDHVLGTDGRGRDLLARLAMGAKVTLLVAIFGTLIGAVFGSLLGLIAGGRRGKADTLIMMAVDVQASVPIIIIALFVLALFKSSLLLIVIMVGFSGWENYARLVRASTLSVRERGYVTAERVLGASSARIYLRYILPNIFNVILVQFTINLPLTVLLETALSFLGLGVQPPMTSLGQIMSDGRDRLLTSWWLTMFPGAIIFFLALSVSIVGDWLRDQLDPTLRNAGRRGT from the coding sequence ATGACGACCTTCCGCGACATGCCGCTTGCGGTGCGCATCGCCATCGGCTTCGTCATCCTGTTCGTGCTGTTCGCCCTGTTCGGCGGCTTCCTAACGCCCTACGATTTCCGCCAGACCTCGCTGCTCGACCGGTTCGAGCCCCCGGTCTTTCTCGGCGGAACGTGGGACCATGTTCTGGGCACGGACGGGCGCGGGCGCGATCTGCTGGCCCGCCTTGCCATGGGCGCGAAGGTGACGCTTCTGGTCGCGATCTTCGGAACGCTGATCGGCGCGGTGTTCGGCTCGCTTCTGGGGCTGATCGCCGGCGGGCGGCGCGGCAAGGCCGATACGCTGATCATGATGGCGGTCGACGTGCAGGCCTCCGTGCCGATCATCATCATCGCGCTCTTCGTGCTGGCGCTGTTCAAGAGCAGCCTGCTGCTGATCGTGATCATGGTCGGCTTCAGCGGCTGGGAAAATTATGCGCGTCTGGTGCGCGCCTCCACGCTTTCGGTGCGCGAACGCGGCTATGTCACCGCCGAGCGGGTTCTGGGCGCATCATCCGCGCGAATCTATCTGCGCTATATCCTGCCCAATATCTTCAACGTCATACTGGTGCAGTTCACTATCAACCTGCCGCTGACGGTGCTGCTGGAAACCGCCCTCAGCTTCCTCGGCCTCGGCGTCCAGCCTCCGATGACCAGCCTCGGCCAGATCATGAGCGACGGGCGCGACCGGCTCTTGACCTCGTGGTGGCTCACCATGTTTCCCGGCGCGATCATCTTCTTCCTGGCGCTGTCGGTTTCGATCGTTGGCGACTGGCTGCGCGACCAGCTTGACCCGACGCTCCGCAATGCCGGCCGCCGGGGAACCTGA